The Burkholderia ambifaria AMMD genome has a segment encoding these proteins:
- a CDS encoding M24 family metallopeptidase — MTADHPLPEVHLDELPQFRAVQQLAYRCVETVGAMLYPGITEKEAARLLTEWLQDHGVHDWLHKPFAWFGERTAFEGFSGLKHMGGFNLAFFPSHRQLETDMPVILDVAPVLDGVVADVGYAHCLGRNPILDQLQDDLMDHRDMIVRLVKARRPMAEVAQAVDALCRRQGVEPRHKAYPFKVLAHRVAKIHKPSTPRFVARFGLNATRNLLLDQGRAAKQQGWSPLWSIDRRSEHAPVPGLWAVEPHLGFAGVGAKFEELLVITDDDAYWLDDDLPHVRRRQRRQAERTQAVAAVPAAA, encoded by the coding sequence ATGACCGCTGACCACCCGCTGCCGGAAGTCCACCTCGACGAGCTGCCGCAATTCCGCGCGGTCCAGCAGCTTGCCTACCGCTGCGTCGAGACCGTCGGCGCGATGCTCTATCCCGGCATCACCGAGAAGGAAGCCGCACGCCTGCTGACCGAATGGCTGCAGGACCACGGCGTGCACGACTGGCTGCACAAGCCGTTCGCGTGGTTCGGCGAGCGCACCGCGTTCGAGGGCTTCTCCGGCCTCAAGCACATGGGCGGCTTCAACCTCGCGTTCTTCCCGAGCCACCGCCAGCTCGAGACCGACATGCCGGTGATCCTCGATGTCGCGCCCGTGCTCGACGGGGTCGTCGCGGACGTCGGCTACGCGCACTGCCTCGGCCGCAACCCGATCCTCGACCAGCTGCAGGACGACCTGATGGACCATCGCGACATGATCGTGCGGCTCGTGAAGGCGCGCCGTCCGATGGCCGAGGTCGCGCAGGCGGTCGACGCGCTGTGCCGCCGCCAGGGCGTCGAGCCGCGCCACAAGGCCTATCCGTTCAAGGTGCTCGCGCATCGCGTCGCGAAGATCCACAAGCCGTCGACACCGCGCTTCGTCGCGCGCTTCGGGCTGAACGCGACGCGCAACCTGCTGCTCGACCAGGGCCGCGCGGCAAAGCAGCAGGGCTGGTCGCCGCTGTGGTCGATCGACCGCCGCTCCGAACATGCGCCCGTGCCGGGCCTATGGGCCGTCGAGCCGCATCTCGGCTTCGCCGGCGTCGGCGCGAAATTCGAGGAGCTGCTGGTGATCACCGACGACGACGCGTACTGGCTCGACGACGACCTGCCGCACGTGCGCCGCAGGCAGCGCCGCCAGGCCGAACGCACGCAGGCGGTCGCGGCCGTGCCGGCCGCTGCATGA